In Gracilimonas sp., a single window of DNA contains:
- a CDS encoding SusC/RagA family TonB-linked outer membrane protein, which translates to MKIQIPLFIILAILFCIPSLSWAQTGTIEGQVTDESGEILVGVNVMLQIEGRTLGASTNVDGTYEINGVPAGTVELRARFVGFRTETREVQVTAGQTTTVDFILYTSTMNLDELVVTGTGGMVERKSLGHTISSVEFGGIENVSTTSVQDALTGRIAGVTINAQSGAVDQEPKIRIRGTSSLSMTNQPLIYVDGVRVNGGGGFAPGFGTGGLGAPSGLANINFDSIERVEILKGPAAATLYGSQASSGVMQIFTKQGRQESAPQFDIELGTTLYQMPDRFKTNAGFVENATEQQNVSDVLGLNVDLYEPFETPINLIDLYSIGVGQEISASVQGGGESMTYFSNLRYTHTDGPFDPRPSNFNGGPVGEANDLYKKIYFTGNLNFMPSDNFTLRAQTSYTNSDISIYESGITIYTPTSTSRYAKPERVGQVSQYDTFGIPLFATVREGTYPTVTDATNQGRVVLKADYFPTDELSFDASFGLDYRDQRSSNYLPFGYNVDGLAPNGDGQIAIGTRQQMVKSLEGKMNWTKDINEDIKSTFVAGFQAYQEEQYTANSTGTGFSGPGLEVLGATASQTSNSSFQEIVNAGAFVQEQIDYSDWIYLTVGLRMDASSAFGEDFDYATYPKFSASFIPTTAFDFEINNVSSFRIRAAWGQSGQQPGAFDRFTTFVPVNSSEGAGVLPGNPGNRDLKPEVATEWEAGFELGLFEDKIGFEATYWDRVVRDALIDRTYAPSGGFTSSQLTNAGELVAHGLELGLNSNVIQNSNFTLNIFANAAYIKEEVTSLGGEPPIKIDASYIRDRMFIKEGYAPGSYFGTKLPEGVAFPFDTNQDGVPDSQAELEAYFSGPVDPGSFNSAIMVAGANGEALPGGSTYLDHYLGKPTPDWEGAFGFTANVYKNISVSSRFQYATGNYYHHNLTDAFRRVNSAIGRNTLSASSLESVLKNPNSTTAERIDAAQKWVNNNVSLSPFDGLNEIEKADYIRWTNLSISYRIPTETVEKLGVNGASLTLSGNNLALWSKYKGVDPLATGEASLGQGATLQENFGGGMDTYGTPLLRTYALTLKFDF; encoded by the coding sequence ATGAAAATACAGATACCACTCTTTATAATATTAGCAATACTGTTTTGCATACCCAGTCTGAGTTGGGCGCAAACCGGTACAATTGAAGGACAGGTTACGGATGAATCCGGTGAAATTTTAGTCGGAGTAAACGTAATGTTGCAGATTGAGGGCAGAACCCTCGGAGCATCTACAAATGTAGATGGGACTTATGAAATTAATGGGGTGCCTGCAGGTACCGTTGAATTGAGAGCCCGCTTTGTTGGCTTTAGAACTGAAACCAGAGAAGTTCAGGTTACAGCAGGTCAAACAACTACCGTTGATTTTATATTGTACACATCAACCATGAACCTGGATGAGTTAGTAGTAACCGGTACGGGTGGTATGGTAGAACGGAAGTCATTGGGGCATACTATTTCATCCGTTGAATTCGGCGGCATTGAAAATGTTTCGACTACTTCGGTACAAGATGCCCTGACCGGTAGAATTGCTGGTGTAACCATTAATGCTCAAAGTGGAGCCGTAGATCAGGAGCCTAAAATCCGTATTCGCGGAACCTCAAGTTTGTCTATGACTAATCAGCCTTTGATTTATGTTGATGGAGTTCGTGTAAACGGCGGCGGTGGATTTGCTCCTGGATTTGGTACCGGTGGTTTAGGTGCTCCTTCAGGGCTTGCAAATATTAACTTTGACTCTATCGAACGAGTTGAGATCCTAAAAGGACCTGCTGCTGCAACTCTGTACGGTTCTCAGGCGAGTTCCGGTGTAATGCAAATTTTCACCAAGCAGGGAAGGCAGGAATCCGCTCCTCAATTTGATATTGAATTAGGTACTACCTTGTACCAAATGCCAGATCGTTTTAAGACAAATGCCGGTTTTGTGGAAAATGCCACTGAGCAACAAAATGTAAGTGATGTTTTAGGGTTGAATGTGGACTTATATGAGCCATTCGAGACTCCGATTAATCTAATCGATCTTTACAGTATCGGTGTAGGCCAGGAAATTTCTGCTTCCGTTCAGGGTGGTGGAGAGTCGATGACCTATTTTTCTAATTTAAGATATACTCACACCGACGGCCCTTTCGATCCAAGACCTTCCAATTTTAATGGAGGCCCGGTTGGTGAAGCAAATGATCTTTATAAAAAGATTTATTTCACCGGTAATTTAAATTTCATGCCGAGTGATAATTTTACTTTGAGAGCTCAAACTTCTTATACCAATTCGGATATTAGCATCTATGAAAGTGGTATTACCATTTATACACCTACCAGTACTTCCCGTTATGCGAAACCCGAGCGAGTAGGCCAGGTCAGTCAGTATGATACTTTTGGTATTCCACTTTTTGCTACTGTTAGGGAAGGAACGTATCCAACCGTAACTGATGCCACAAACCAGGGTAGAGTAGTGTTAAAAGCTGATTACTTCCCTACGGATGAGCTTTCTTTTGATGCTTCTTTTGGTCTTGACTATCGTGACCAACGCAGTTCTAATTATCTGCCGTTCGGTTATAATGTAGATGGCCTTGCTCCGAATGGAGACGGACAAATTGCAATTGGTACGCGTCAGCAAATGGTAAAGTCATTAGAAGGTAAAATGAACTGGACCAAAGATATTAATGAAGACATCAAATCAACCTTTGTAGCCGGTTTCCAAGCCTACCAGGAAGAGCAATATACTGCAAACTCTACCGGTACCGGTTTTTCCGGCCCCGGGTTAGAAGTATTGGGTGCAACGGCATCTCAGACTTCAAATTCTTCTTTCCAGGAAATTGTTAATGCAGGTGCTTTTGTTCAGGAGCAAATTGACTACAGCGACTGGATCTACCTGACGGTTGGCTTGCGTATGGATGCAAGTAGTGCCTTTGGAGAAGATTTTGATTATGCAACTTATCCAAAATTCTCAGCATCCTTTATCCCCACCACGGCATTTGATTTTGAGATTAATAATGTTTCTTCATTCAGGATTCGCGCTGCCTGGGGACAATCAGGCCAGCAGCCGGGTGCCTTTGATCGATTCACAACTTTTGTTCCTGTGAACTCATCTGAAGGGGCGGGAGTATTACCCGGTAACCCAGGTAACAGAGACCTGAAACCTGAAGTAGCAACCGAATGGGAAGCCGGGTTTGAACTTGGTCTGTTTGAAGATAAGATTGGATTCGAAGCTACCTACTGGGATCGTGTAGTTAGAGACGCTCTCATTGACCGGACATATGCTCCATCAGGCGGATTCACCTCATCGCAGCTTACCAATGCAGGAGAACTTGTAGCTCATGGCCTTGAATTAGGCTTGAACAGTAATGTGATTCAAAACTCGAACTTCACACTTAATATATTTGCCAATGCAGCCTACATAAAGGAAGAAGTGACATCACTTGGTGGCGAACCGCCTATCAAAATTGATGCATCTTACATTCGTGACCGAATGTTTATTAAAGAAGGATATGCACCGGGTTCTTACTTTGGAACCAAACTTCCTGAAGGCGTAGCTTTTCCTTTTGATACTAATCAAGATGGTGTTCCTGACAGTCAGGCTGAATTGGAAGCTTATTTTTCAGGACCAGTTGACCCGGGTTCATTTAACTCAGCCATTATGGTTGCAGGAGCTAATGGAGAAGCCCTTCCCGGTGGTTCAACTTACTTAGACCACTATTTAGGCAAACCAACTCCGGATTGGGAAGGTGCTTTCGGATTCACAGCGAATGTGTACAAAAATATCTCAGTCAGCAGTCGTTTTCAGTATGCTACAGGAAACTACTACCACCATAACCTGACAGATGCATTCCGCAGGGTAAACAGTGCTATTGGACGAAATACTTTGAGTGCTTCCAGCCTTGAATCTGTACTGAAAAATCCGAACAGTACCACCGCAGAACGTATAGATGCAGCTCAGAAATGGGTTAATAACAATGTATCTCTTTCACCCTTTGACGGATTAAATGAAATTGAGAAAGCTGACTATATCAGATGGACTAATTTGAGTATTTCTTACCGAATTCCTACTGAGACAGTTGAGAAACTTGGTGTAAACGGTGCTTCATTGACATTATCAGGCAACAACCTGGCGCTTTGGAGTAAGTATAAAGGAGTTGATCCTCTTGCTACCGGAGAAGCCAGTTTAGGGCAGGGAGCAACTCTGCAAGAAAACTTTGGTGGCGGAATGGATACCTATGGTACTCCACTGCTTAGAACCTATGCCTTAACATTAAAGTTTGACTTTTAA
- a CDS encoding RagB/SusD family nutrient uptake outer membrane protein, translated as MKSIFNQFKIRHATILVTGTLLLFLGSCNLLEVENPNSLTVEDVSLPSSAEGLKNGQLNALMSGLGWTYAATATISDEIYWTGSYESYKTFSEGRVDFDANEIIVAGFPEISQARYMSDFAIEKLEEFDSNSELVDRSVLVRSYIYGALTRITIADSYDNFVYSNGTETSPAIGEDQMFTVYDQAIEMLDKALPIAQAIGNTTLESQVFGLRARAKHAKGVWQKLNPKGSTPANPLVSGTGAIADAEDALALMSADYKAVIDYQAGNITNYLAGQVNSRGELTLTPDPDGDRAPFDDLKTGNPDPRVVAIAADFNDTQTYTENYSPLTWLSAREMHLIIAEELVGTNDIRARSEINTVRALDGLPDMDITDDFVAFIEHERRANLYLQGRRLNDMYRFGSQSPDWLAGEDAIETPGILLPIPRNEQLANPDL; from the coding sequence ATGAAAAGTATATTTAATCAATTTAAAATTCGCCACGCCACGATATTAGTTACAGGTACACTCCTGTTGTTTCTTGGTAGTTGTAACCTGTTGGAAGTAGAAAATCCAAACAGCCTCACCGTAGAGGATGTAAGTTTGCCTTCATCTGCTGAAGGTTTAAAAAATGGACAGCTTAACGCTTTAATGTCCGGATTAGGATGGACCTATGCCGCTACTGCTACCATTAGCGACGAGATTTACTGGACCGGTTCTTACGAATCGTATAAAACGTTCAGTGAAGGAAGAGTCGATTTTGATGCTAATGAAATAATCGTAGCCGGTTTTCCGGAAATAAGTCAGGCAAGATATATGTCTGATTTTGCCATCGAGAAGTTAGAAGAGTTCGACAGTAATTCCGAACTTGTTGACCGATCAGTATTGGTTCGGAGTTATATATACGGGGCATTGACTCGTATTACGATTGCCGACTCCTACGATAATTTTGTTTACTCTAACGGAACTGAAACTTCCCCCGCCATTGGTGAAGACCAAATGTTTACGGTTTATGATCAAGCGATTGAGATGCTGGATAAAGCACTGCCTATTGCCCAGGCAATTGGTAATACCACGCTTGAAAGTCAGGTATTTGGACTTCGTGCGCGAGCAAAGCATGCCAAAGGAGTTTGGCAGAAACTGAATCCTAAAGGATCAACTCCTGCTAACCCATTGGTATCAGGAACAGGTGCTATTGCGGATGCTGAAGATGCCCTGGCACTTATGTCTGCAGATTATAAAGCGGTTATTGACTATCAGGCAGGTAATATTACCAATTATTTAGCCGGTCAGGTAAATAGCCGCGGGGAACTTACTCTTACTCCTGATCCTGATGGAGACAGAGCTCCTTTCGATGATCTGAAAACAGGTAATCCGGATCCCCGGGTAGTAGCTATTGCAGCTGACTTTAATGACACTCAAACATATACCGAGAACTATTCTCCGTTAACTTGGTTGTCGGCTCGGGAAATGCATCTCATTATAGCAGAAGAGTTAGTAGGAACGAATGATATCAGAGCCAGAAGTGAAATCAATACGGTAAGAGCACTTGATGGCCTGCCGGATATGGATATAACCGATGATTTCGTTGCGTTTATCGAGCATGAAAGAAGAGCCAATCTTTATCTGCAAGGCAGAAGGTTGAATGATATGTACCGATTCGGATCACAATCTCCTGATTGGTTGGCTGGTGAAGATGCCATAGAGACTCCCGGGATATTATTGCCTATACCGAGAAATGAGCAATTAGCCAATCCTGACCTCTGA
- a CDS encoding amidohydrolase family protein has protein sequence MLNLKFKTMLLGLGVFMLSMFTTTVLAQPSNPAPDRTEGEGPYERLIIRGANMIDGTGAPMTGPVDIVIEGNKIVSVHRVGYPGVPINEDRRPGGATQEIDATGMYVMPGFIDMHVHTGGQPKVPNAEYTYKLWMGHGITTVRGVPFDNLESSLSEKKRSERNEIVAPRMFSYHRVGSGWDEPVNTPEQAREWVRWAKKQGIDGLKVGAHDPGIMEALLDEAEKLKLNSTAHLDQIGVVRMNTADAAKLGLGAQTHYYGLFESMYDDHDLQPYPNDYNYQNEQDRFGQVARQWNKIVEPGGEEWNELIELFLKHDLTMDPTMTIYEASRDVMRARNADWHEDYTLPTLWDFYKPNRVAHGSYWFDWTTEDEVQWKNFYQRWMQFLDDYKDAGGRVTTGSDAGFIYKLYGFDYIRELELLQEAGFHPLEVIRSATMYGADELYKKLDGDAPFGIIRPGKLADLVIVEENPLQNLKVLYGTGAIRVEGVDEIVRVGGVKYTIKDGIVYDAKQLLEDVRNMVDEQEAELGEKERY, from the coding sequence ATGTTGAATCTAAAATTTAAAACCATGTTGTTGGGCTTGGGAGTATTTATGCTTTCCATGTTCACAACAACGGTGTTGGCTCAACCTTCAAATCCCGCCCCTGACCGGACGGAAGGTGAAGGACCTTACGAGCGTCTTATTATTCGTGGCGCTAATATGATTGATGGAACCGGGGCACCTATGACAGGCCCGGTTGATATCGTCATCGAAGGTAATAAAATCGTATCAGTGCACCGGGTAGGTTATCCCGGTGTGCCGATCAACGAAGATCGCCGCCCGGGTGGAGCAACACAGGAAATTGATGCCACCGGAATGTATGTGATGCCCGGATTCATTGACATGCACGTACATACAGGCGGACAGCCAAAAGTGCCTAATGCCGAATACACCTATAAATTATGGATGGGTCACGGTATAACAACCGTACGCGGTGTTCCATTTGATAATTTGGAATCATCACTGAGCGAGAAAAAGCGAAGTGAGCGAAACGAAATTGTAGCTCCGAGAATGTTCAGTTACCATCGTGTAGGCTCGGGATGGGATGAGCCTGTAAATACACCTGAACAAGCACGGGAGTGGGTTCGTTGGGCCAAAAAACAAGGTATTGACGGGCTGAAAGTAGGCGCTCATGATCCAGGCATTATGGAAGCTCTTCTTGATGAAGCAGAAAAGCTTAAGCTTAACAGCACCGCGCACTTAGACCAAATTGGAGTGGTTCGCATGAATACTGCGGATGCTGCTAAATTAGGTTTGGGAGCGCAAACTCATTATTACGGATTATTTGAGTCCATGTATGATGACCATGATCTGCAGCCTTATCCCAATGACTATAATTACCAAAATGAACAAGATCGTTTTGGGCAAGTTGCGCGGCAGTGGAACAAAATTGTAGAGCCGGGTGGCGAAGAATGGAATGAACTGATTGAGTTGTTTCTGAAACATGACCTGACCATGGACCCGACCATGACTATCTACGAGGCGAGCAGAGATGTTATGAGAGCTCGTAATGCCGACTGGCACGAAGATTATACCTTGCCAACTTTATGGGACTTTTATAAGCCCAATCGTGTAGCTCACGGATCATATTGGTTCGATTGGACCACCGAGGACGAGGTTCAATGGAAGAACTTTTACCAACGTTGGATGCAATTCCTAGATGATTACAAAGATGCAGGTGGACGTGTTACCACGGGTTCCGATGCAGGATTTATCTATAAGCTGTATGGCTTTGATTATATCCGTGAACTAGAACTGTTGCAGGAAGCCGGTTTCCATCCTTTGGAAGTTATTCGTTCAGCTACCATGTACGGTGCCGATGAGTTGTATAAAAAGCTGGATGGAGATGCTCCTTTCGGAATCATCCGTCCAGGTAAATTAGCTGATTTGGTTATCGTGGAAGAAAATCCACTTCAAAACTTAAAAGTACTGTATGGAACAGGAGCGATAAGAGTTGAAGGTGTGGATGAAATTGTACGAGTGGGAGGTGTGAAATACACCATTAAAGATGGAATTGTGTATGACGCAAAACAACTGCTCGAAGATGTTCGCAATATGGTTGACGAACAAGAAGCGGAACTTGGTGAGAAGGAACGTTACTAA
- a CDS encoding amidohydrolase family protein has protein sequence MNKIKAITTILLVILFCGVSFEGMAQKKFGDLAEGPYDRLVIRNAMVIPGHGGPPVGPYDIVIEGDKITEMIPFDPVTAERRGDSDRPTGNRVIEADGKYVMPGMIDLHMHLRQEPMEIEYVYYTKLAHGVTTMVPAPDRGLDNAMEEAKRSEDNEILAPNMYPIWGWGSNTDFDREFLENPANAPKVAAEMFKKGAHVVSVGSLGWNQKLLGAVTKAVTDNGGITTYHIPPNTTSVTQAVDAARLGVTMIEHHYAYAESSLDRQVQDYPRDYNYNDENARFRHAGKVWTEANRERLLGEVADSLFAYGVHMLPTRVVYEANRDILRAASLPWNEKYTHQALINWNLPNPAFHGSYHYDWTSDDEYYWSYAFDLWGDLIYEFNKRGGHVSYGTDDNYIWATPGFSNIRELQLLRETGMHTLEVLKAATHNSAITLREEKLGLVRPGYTADLIIVDGSPLYNLRNMYSFGAINTDQDGDMFRSGGIIHTIKGGVVIENDRLMEEVARMVKESKEGVSQENIMTAPFIVE, from the coding sequence ATGAATAAAATTAAAGCTATAACTACAATACTCTTGGTAATACTTTTTTGTGGTGTTTCATTCGAGGGTATGGCTCAAAAGAAATTCGGAGACTTGGCAGAAGGTCCATATGACCGATTAGTAATTCGGAATGCAATGGTAATTCCGGGACATGGCGGACCTCCTGTAGGGCCTTATGACATTGTAATTGAAGGCGATAAGATTACCGAGATGATACCTTTCGACCCGGTAACAGCTGAAAGAAGGGGAGACAGTGACCGTCCAACAGGAAACAGGGTGATTGAAGCGGATGGTAAATATGTAATGCCCGGTATGATTGATCTGCATATGCACTTGAGACAAGAACCAATGGAAATTGAATATGTGTATTACACGAAACTTGCTCATGGTGTGACAACAATGGTGCCGGCGCCTGATCGCGGATTAGATAACGCGATGGAAGAAGCAAAACGCAGCGAGGATAACGAGATTCTGGCTCCCAATATGTATCCGATTTGGGGATGGGGTTCCAATACAGATTTTGACCGCGAATTTTTGGAAAATCCTGCCAATGCTCCCAAGGTAGCAGCAGAAATGTTTAAAAAAGGTGCACATGTGGTAAGCGTGGGAAGTTTGGGATGGAATCAGAAATTACTTGGCGCAGTAACCAAGGCAGTGACTGATAACGGTGGTATTACTACTTATCATATTCCTCCTAATACTACTTCGGTAACACAGGCGGTAGATGCGGCCCGTTTAGGCGTTACGATGATTGAACACCATTACGCTTACGCCGAGTCATCTTTAGATCGTCAAGTTCAGGATTATCCTCGCGATTATAATTATAACGATGAAAATGCACGGTTCCGTCATGCCGGTAAAGTATGGACAGAAGCCAACCGGGAACGGCTTTTGGGTGAAGTAGCTGATTCTCTCTTTGCATACGGTGTGCATATGCTTCCGACCCGGGTGGTATATGAAGCAAACCGTGACATTTTAAGAGCGGCCAGTTTGCCATGGAATGAAAAATATACTCACCAGGCGCTTATAAACTGGAACTTACCTAATCCTGCTTTTCATGGATCATATCACTATGACTGGACTTCTGATGATGAGTATTACTGGAGCTATGCATTTGACTTGTGGGGAGATCTGATATATGAATTTAATAAAAGAGGTGGCCATGTTTCTTACGGTACGGATGACAATTATATTTGGGCAACTCCCGGATTTTCTAACATTCGCGAACTACAGTTACTCAGAGAAACAGGAATGCATACTCTAGAAGTACTTAAAGCCGCCACACACAACAGCGCGATTACATTGCGTGAAGAAAAACTGGGCCTCGTACGTCCCGGCTATACAGCTGATCTGATAATTGTAGATGGAAGCCCACTTTATAACCTCCGCAATATGTACTCATTTGGTGCAATTAACACCGATCAAGATGGAGACATGTTTCGTTCAGGAGGTATTATACACACAATTAAAGGGGGTGTTGTGATAGAAAATGACCGTCTGATGGAAGAAGTAGCCCGAATGGTTAAGGAGTCCAAAGAAGGTGTTTCTCAGGAAAATATTATGACGGCTCCATTTATAGTGGAATAA
- a CDS encoding amidohydrolase family protein: MIYQINRIAKILGLGLVLLALSWQEAQAQKQFGDLAEGPYDRLVIRNAMVIPGHGGPPVGPYDIVIEGDKITRMIPFDPVTAERRGDANRPTGDRIIDATGKYIMPGLIDLHGHLRQEPMPLEYIYYLKLAHGVTTFGPASDRGVEYAMEEARLADRNEILAPTMYPLWSWGSGLDYDEVFLSNPENAPRIAKEMAEQGAHQVYLNGIAWNQELFKAAADAVWENGGVTGVHIPPSYTSVIDAVDAARLGVTFILHHYGYGESSLDRAVQDYPRDYNFDNENHRFREAGRVWQEANRERLLGEVADSLVAYGVFMQPTQVVYEANRDIIRAQSLPWHEKYTHQALIEWNLPDPAYHGSFHYDWTSDDEQTWYEAYDLWGDLIYEFNKRGGTVAYGTDDNYIWATPGFSNIRELQLLRESGMHTLEVLKSATHNSAKALRIEDKTGLVRPGYEADLILIDGSPLYNLRFMYSFGAVTLDEDNNMYRTRGIVHTIKDGIVINNDKLMEEVARMVKESKEGVGSNIANDPFLIEED; this comes from the coding sequence ATGATTTATCAAATTAATAGGATCGCTAAAATTCTTGGACTCGGATTGGTTTTACTGGCTCTAAGTTGGCAAGAAGCACAAGCACAAAAACAGTTTGGAGACCTGGCGGAAGGCCCTTATGACCGATTGGTTATTCGGAATGCAATGGTAATTCCGGGACATGGCGGCCCACCGGTAGGCCCATATGACATTGTTATTGAAGGAGACAAGATTACAAGAATGATTCCTTTTGATCCTGTTACGGCAGAGCGAAGAGGTGATGCGAACCGTCCAACGGGAGACCGGATAATTGATGCCACCGGCAAATATATAATGCCCGGGCTCATTGACTTGCACGGTCATCTCAGGCAAGAACCTATGCCTCTTGAGTATATCTACTATTTAAAACTAGCTCATGGTGTAACTACTTTTGGGCCAGCCTCGGACCGAGGGGTTGAATATGCGATGGAGGAAGCGCGGCTTGCAGACCGAAATGAAATTTTGGCGCCCACCATGTACCCATTATGGTCTTGGGGTTCCGGATTGGATTACGATGAAGTGTTTTTATCAAATCCTGAGAATGCCCCCAGAATAGCTAAAGAAATGGCTGAGCAGGGAGCACATCAGGTTTATCTTAACGGTATCGCCTGGAACCAGGAATTATTTAAAGCTGCAGCGGATGCGGTATGGGAAAATGGGGGCGTTACCGGAGTTCATATTCCCCCGTCTTATACTTCTGTGATAGATGCAGTGGATGCAGCTCGATTAGGGGTTACATTTATCCTTCATCATTATGGATATGGTGAATCATCATTAGACCGAGCGGTTCAGGATTATCCAAGAGATTATAATTTCGATAATGAGAACCACAGATTTCGCGAAGCCGGAAGGGTATGGCAGGAAGCCAACCGGGAACGGTTGTTAGGTGAAGTAGCAGATTCACTGGTTGCCTATGGAGTGTTTATGCAGCCTACTCAGGTTGTTTATGAAGCGAACAGAGATATTATCAGGGCCCAGAGTTTACCTTGGCATGAAAAATACACACATCAGGCTTTGATAGAATGGAATCTGCCTGATCCGGCCTATCATGGATCCTTTCATTACGACTGGACTTCGGATGATGAGCAGACCTGGTATGAGGCCTATGATCTTTGGGGTGACTTGATTTATGAATTTAACAAGCGGGGCGGTACGGTTGCTTATGGTACAGATGATAACTATATCTGGGCCACTCCCGGTTTTTCGAATATCAGGGAATTACAACTTCTGAGGGAATCAGGCATGCATACACTTGAGGTTCTGAAATCAGCAACTCATAACAGTGCAAAAGCTCTTCGTATTGAAGATAAGACAGGCTTAGTGCGTCCCGGGTATGAAGCAGATCTTATCCTGATAGATGGAAGTCCTTTATATAATCTTCGATTTATGTATTCCTTTGGAGCCGTCACACTTGATGAGGATAATAATATGTACCGGACCAGGGGGATTGTTCATACCATAAAGGATGGAATTGTCATCAATAATGATAAGCTCATGGAAGAAGTAGCCCGAATGGTAAAAGAATCAAAAGAAGGGGTGGGTTCAAATATTGCCAATGATCCCTTTTTAATTGAAGAAGACTAA